The Bacillota bacterium genome contains the following window.
GAAATTGACGCCCTTGGAGGAGAAATGGGAAAGACAGCAGATAAGTCTTTAATCCAGGTAAAAATACTAAATATAGCAAAAGGGCCTGCTGTTTATTCTCTGCGTGCCCAGGTTGACAGGAAAAAGTACCAGATGATAATGAAAAACACCCTTGAAATGCAGGAAAACCTGGATGTAAAACAGGCTGAAGTTGTTGAATTTTTTGTTGATGGGTCCGGAAGGAAAAAAAGGGTTACAGGTTTGAAGACTCACACGGGAGCAAAATACTTGTGTAAAACTTTAATACTTGCTACTGGGACTTACTTAAGAGGAAAAATTATTATTGGAGACGTAAGCTTCAGCAGTGGACCAGACGGCCTTTTCCCTGCCAATAAGCTTTCGGATAGTTTGAGAGAAAAAGGCATTGAATTGTTTAGATTTAAGACAGGGACCCCTGCGAGGTTAAACCGTAGAAGCATAGACTTTTCAAAAATGACTGAGCAGCCAGGGGATGAGATGATAGTGCCTTTTTCCTTTGAAACCGAAAAGATAGAAATAGAACAAGTACCTTGCTGGCTCATTCATACAAATGAAAAAACACATGAGATAATTAGGAACAACCTCCACAGATCACCTTTGTACAGTGGTGTAATAGAAGGAATTGGTACCAGGTATTGTCCTTCAATAGAAGATAAAATTGTAAAATTTGCCGACAAACCTTCTCACCAGGTGTTTGTAGAACCCATGGGCTTAGACACACAGGAAATGTATCTTCAGGGTATGTCCAGCAGTTTACCTGAAGATGTTCAGATTCAAATGATAAAGACATTACCCGGACTTGAGAATGTTTCCATAATGCGGATTGGATACGCAATTGAGTATGACTGCATAAACCCTGCACAGCTTGATTTGTCTCTTGAACTTAAGAGTATAGAAGGTTTATTCTGTGCAGGACAGATTAACGGTAGTTCAGGGTATGAAGAAGCTGCAGCTCAGGGCCTTATTGCAGGAATAAATGCAGCACGTAAAGTAATGGGCAAGCTACCGCTTATCCTGGACAGATCCCAGGCGTATATAGGTGTGCTTATTGATGACCTGGTAACAAAGGGGGTAAGGGAGCCATACAGAATAATGACTTCAAGAGCGGAATACAGGCTTCTTTTAAGGCAGGACAATGCAGACTTGAGACTTACACCAATAGGCTATGAAATAGGACTAATTAGTGAAGAAAGATACAAAAAATTCCTAAAAAAAAGGGATGAGATAAATGAAGAAATAGCAAGGCTTCAAAAAACCATAGTATCTCCCAGTGAAAAAGTAAATAAGTTCCTTGAAAGCAGGAACAGTACTCCCCTGAAAAGCGGGATAAGGCTTTCAGAACTCTTAAAAAGGCCTGAAATTTCTTACGAGGATTTGGCAGAAATTGATGAAGACAGGCCCCAATTGGATTATCAAGTTAGAGAGCAGGTATCAATAGCAATAAAGTATGAGGGCTATATAAAAAGGCAAATGCAGCAGGTAGAACAGTTTAAAAAGCTTGAGAACAAAAAAATCCCGGACAATATTGATTATGACAAAATAAACGGTTTGAGGATAGAGGCAAAGCAAAAGCTAAGTAAAATACGTCCCGTATCGGTAGGCCAGG
Protein-coding sequences here:
- the mnmG gene encoding tRNA uridine-5-carboxymethylaminomethyl(34) synthesis enzyme MnmG; translation: MEYLAGEYDVAVVGAGHAGCEAALAAARLGCRTIIFAINLDSIANLPCNPSIGGTGKGHLVREIDALGGEMGKTADKSLIQVKILNIAKGPAVYSLRAQVDRKKYQMIMKNTLEMQENLDVKQAEVVEFFVDGSGRKKRVTGLKTHTGAKYLCKTLILATGTYLRGKIIIGDVSFSSGPDGLFPANKLSDSLREKGIELFRFKTGTPARLNRRSIDFSKMTEQPGDEMIVPFSFETEKIEIEQVPCWLIHTNEKTHEIIRNNLHRSPLYSGVIEGIGTRYCPSIEDKIVKFADKPSHQVFVEPMGLDTQEMYLQGMSSSLPEDVQIQMIKTLPGLENVSIMRIGYAIEYDCINPAQLDLSLELKSIEGLFCAGQINGSSGYEEAAAQGLIAGINAARKVMGKLPLILDRSQAYIGVLIDDLVTKGVREPYRIMTSRAEYRLLLRQDNADLRLTPIGYEIGLISEERYKKFLKKRDEINEEIARLQKTIVSPSEKVNKFLESRNSTPLKSGIRLSELLKRPEISYEDLAEIDEDRPQLDYQVREQVSIAIKYEGYIKRQMQQVEQFKKLENKKIPDNIDYDKINGLRIEAKQKLSKIRPVSVGQASRIAGVSPADITVLMIYLEKK